One Papaver somniferum cultivar HN1 chromosome 10, ASM357369v1, whole genome shotgun sequence genomic window carries:
- the LOC113315056 gene encoding reactive Intermediate Deaminase A, chloroplastic-like, with amino-acid sequence MAWSVAKSFSAPAIDFRAIRSKAPLAASFGCASFASSNLWSCSSKTRSKTFASLSASLTDTSKKEAVQTEKAPAALGPYSQAIKANNLLFVSGCLGLIPETGKFISDGVEEQTEQVLKNMGEILKASGASYSSVVKTTIMLADLKDFKKVNDVYAKYFPAPAPARSTYQVAALPLDAKVEIECIAAL; translated from the exons ATGGCCTGGTCTGTTGCAAAATCCTTCTCTGCACCAGCAATTGACTTTAGAGCAATACGATCTAAGGCTCCTCTTGCTGCTAGTTTTGGTTGTGCATCATTTGCAAGCTCAAACTTATGGAGTTGTTCGTCAAAAACTAGGTCAAAAACCTTTGCTTCGTTAAGTGCTTCTTTAACTGATACCA GTAAGAAGGAAGCAGTTCaaacagagaaggcaccagcggCATTGGGACCATATTCTCAAGCTATCAAAGCTAATAATCTTCTTTTTGTATCTGGTTGTTTGGGTCTTATTCCTGAG ACTGGAAAATTCATTTCAGATGGGGTAGAGGAGCAAACAGAACAG GTGCTCAAGAATATGGGAGAAATATTAAAAGCTAGTGGCGCAAGCTATTCATCAGTTGTTAAGACCACAATCAT GTTGGCTGACTTGAAGGACTTCAAGAAAGTGAACGATGTGTATGCAAAAT ATTTTCCTGCGCCAGCACCTGCTCGTTCAACATACCAGGTTGCAGCTCTACCTTTGGATGCTAAGGTGGAGATCGAGTGCATTGCTGCACTCTGA
- the LOC113315655 gene encoding uncharacterized protein LOC113315655 — protein MVAKTNPGSVAKFTYGRKYFKFETMTISFAAPMKAFHESCRSVVGFDACHLTGKWGGVLMAATTLDGENRLVPLGIGVARSETKENWLIFLKDLAPGILAHHSGKVTFISDQQKGLLEAVAEVFPGMPHRYCWRHNYKNFKKTYKSPTLHSSMWNAAKAYKIKHFEEHMTAMYQENAKAAEYFMKQGHQNWARAFFDPISCCEHLNNNFSESFNSMATELRDKPIVILGMLYGELVMKMFTKRREQCTKWKSGDLVPKAKDLIKKMLAISEKFHVQASVVGEVYLVTNRSTRKIFTVNLIEKNCTCLQWQFRGFRCQHVVSSLKTISPNWDEYCSPYYSVDYYRTTCAPNFFHWKTFMTIQRYYSILYGLLCIYFKL, from the exons ATGGTGGCCAAAACTAACCCAGGATCTGTTGCCAAGTTTACATATGGAAGAAAAT ATTTCAAGTTTGAGACTATGACAATATCATTTGCTGCACCAATGAAAGCCTTTCACGAGTCTTGCAGAAGTGTTGTAGGGTTTGATGCATGCCATCTTACTGGCAAGTGGGGTGGTGTCTTAATGGCTGCAACAACACTTGATGGTGAGAATAGATTAGTGCCTCTAGGTATTGGAGTGGCTAGAAGTGAAACCAAAGAAAACTGGTTAATATTCCTCAAAGATTTGGCACCAGGAATCTTAGCTCATCATTCAGGAAAAGTCACTTTCATATCAGATCAGCAGAAAGGTTTGTTGGAAGCAGTTGCAGAGGTGTTTCCTGGTATGCCCCATAGATATTGTTGGAG GCACAATTACAAGAATTTCAAGAAAACTTATAAGTCCCCCACATTGCACAGCTCAATGTGGAATGCTGCCAAAGCCTACAAGATAAAGCATTTTGAG GAACACATGACTGCTATGTACCAAGAAAATGCTAAAGCTGCAGAGTATTTTATGAAACAAGGTCACCAGAATTGGGCTAGGGCTTTTTTTGATCCCATTAGTTGTTGTGAGCATCTCAATAACAATTTTTCTGAATCTTTTAATTCAATGGCTACTGAACTGAGAGATAAACCTATAGTTATTCTTGGCATGTTGTATGGTGAGTTGGTGATGAAAATGTTTACAAAGAGAAGGGAACAATGTACAAAGTGGAAATCTGGAGATTTGGTTCCTAAAGCTAAGGACCTTATCAAAAAAATGCTTGCCATTAGTGAAAAATTTCATGTTCAGGCTAGTGTGGTTGGGGAGGTTTATTTGGTCACCAACAGGTCCACCAGAAAAATATTCACAGTGAATCTTATAGAGAAGAATTGCACTTGTTTGCAGTGGCAGTTTAGGGGATTCCGCTGTCAACATGTTGTGTCTTCATTGAAGACAATCTCACCAAATTGGGATGA GTATTGCTCTCCTTACTATTCAGTGGATTATTATAGGACCACATGTGCTCCAAATTTTTTCCATTGGAAGACATTTATGACTATCCAGAGGTACTATTCTATACTTTATGGGTTGTTGTGCATTTACTTTAAACTTTaa
- the LOC113318675 gene encoding ubiquitin thioesterase OTU1-like, producing the protein MEGIVVRRVIPSDNSCLFNAVGYIMEHNKHRAPELRQVIAATVSSDPAKYSEPFLGKSNAEYCTWIMDSEKWGGAIELSILADYFGREIAAYDIQTLRCDLYGQAMNYSERVMLIYDGLHYDALVLSPFEGAPEEFDMTVFPVHKDRTIGPVEELALNLARDAQRKRSYTDTANFTLRCGVCQIGVMGQKEAVEHAQATGHVNFQEYK; encoded by the exons ATGGAAGGTATTGTTGTAAGAAGGGTCATTCCCTCAGACAATAGTTGCCTCTTCAATGCAGTAGG ATATATTATGGAGCACAACAAGCATAGAGCTCCGGAGTTAAGACAG GTTATAGCTGCGACGGTATCGAGTGATCCTGCAAAATACTCAGAGCCGTTTCTTGGAAAATCAAATGCAGAGTACTGTACCTGGATCATGGACTCCGAGAAGTGGGGAG GTGCCATCGAGCTTTCGATATTAGCAGATTACTTTGGACGTGAAATTGCAGCATACGATATCCAAACCCTAAGATGTGATTTGTATGGCCAG GCTATGAATTACTCAGAAAGAGTCATGCTTATATATGACGGTCTGCATTACGATGCCTTAGTG TTATCTCCGTTTGAGGGAGCTCCAGAGGAGTTTGACATGACTGTCTTTCCTGTACACAAAGATAGGACCATTGGGCCAGTTGAGGAGCTTGCTTTAAATCTTGCTAGGGATGCTCAAAG GAAGAGGAGCTATACAGATACTGCAAACTTCACATTACGTTGTGGAGTCTGTCAAATTGGTGTCATGGGCCAGAAG GAGGCTGTGGAACATGCACAGGCAACTGGGCATGTCAATTTCCAGGAGTATAAATGA